One genomic segment of Penaeus chinensis breed Huanghai No. 1 chromosome 13, ASM1920278v2, whole genome shotgun sequence includes these proteins:
- the LOC125031809 gene encoding uncharacterized protein LOC125031809, whose translation MYKSSLLLLFTVFTTGVWGQKCYVCKDQDENTGKCATTVQECSFGENYCLSEIRWGSTLFWEIGAPMQYYISKKCATEEECVATKSKYMPYCQRIWWRDWKCAECCKGDRCNYFITLGSSTVSSNIALLLLAGTLTLFLPMFH comes from the exons ATGTATAAATCATCTCTACTCCTTCTTTTCACGGTTTTTACTACAG GAGTATGGGGTCAGAAGTGCTATGTCTGCAAGGACCAAGATGAAAACACTGGGAAGTGTGCAACAACAGTTCAGGAATGCAGCTTTGGAGAAAATTACTGTCTTTCAGAAATCAGATGGGGAA GTACACTCTTCTGGGAGATTGGTGCTCCAATGCAGTATTACATCAGCAAGAAATGTGCAACAGAGGAAGAATGTGTGGCTACCAAATCAAAATACATGCCATATTGTCAACGAATCTGGTGGAGAGATTGGAAATGTGCTGAATGCTGCAAAGGCGATCGTTGCAATTACTTCATCACA CTGGGTTCATCTACGGTTTCATCAAACattgcattattgttgttggcagGAACACTCACACTCTTTCTACCAATGTTCCACTGA